The proteins below come from a single Mercenaria mercenaria strain notata chromosome 3, MADL_Memer_1, whole genome shotgun sequence genomic window:
- the LOC123524225 gene encoding ankyrin-1-like, giving the protein MASGSVCDFEQEIEEEGEEICDIYKEHLSLLEAVKNHNCAVVHDLVHNRGLSPDFNVDGHTPICRAAQFGYVDILDILVEGGCSLLTPDADVWRRQALHIAASKGHIEFLKRLLGYGADINSRDNDQRTPLHWAATYGNPDMVEFLISQGAAVNIAQCDGFTPLHAATCLGHNNVVKVLMKHGGEINRSDRDGWSAFHTAVCYGHKEVVKTLLDAGASLMRLTTDEENVVHIAASSGKIEVLKLLLERNVKLNDLNINGNTAFYLSVYYNELNMAKYLIKVGADMYLPSGPKKSPFYLAAMRSNLDFIAVFMEAGYNLSREEWILQKDFPQILLRNPELCNLLYKSASNPQKLKELCRSCIRKSMKFDENFDRRIEQLNLPVLLKHYVTYAALDSIVTHVSPTVNMTGIGLDNP; this is encoded by the coding sequence ATGGCTAGTGGATCAGTATGTGATTTTGAGCAAGAGATTGAAGAGGAGGGAGAAGAGATTTGTGACATTTATAAAGAACATTTGTCGCTGTTAGAAGCtgtaaaaaatcacaattgtGCTGTGGTACATGATCTTGTACATAACAGGGGTCTGTCCCCTGATTTCAATGTTGATGGTCACACCCCCATTTGCAGGGCAGCTCAGTTTGGTTATGTAGATATACTGGATATTTTAGTTGAAGGTGGCTGCAGTCTTTTGACACCTGATGCAGATGTTTGGAGGCGTCAGGCTTTACATATTGCAGCATCAAAAGGACATATAGAATTTCTCAAAAGGTTGTTGGGTTATGGGGCAGATATAAACAGCCGCGACAATGATCAGAGAACACCGCTTCATTGGGCGGCGACCTACGGAAATCCTGATATGGTGGAGTTCCTTATCTCGCAAGGTGCCGCAGTGAATATAGCCCAGTGTGACGGATTCACTCCATTACATGCCGCCACATGTCTTGGTCACAACAATGTAGTTAAGGTGCTTATGAAGCATGGTGGTGAAATTAACAGATCCGATCGAGACGGCTGGTCGGCTTTCCATACTGCTGTCTGCTACGGACATAAGGAAGTTGTGAAAACTTTATTGGACGCAGGAGCTTCgttgatgaggttaacaactgaCGAGGAAAATGTTGTGCACATTGCAGCAAGTAGCGGGAAAATTGAAGTTCTCAAATTGCTCTTGGAAAGAAATGTGAAATTGAATGACCTAAATATAAATGGTAATACAGCATTTTATTTGTCAGTGTACTATAATGAATTAAACATGGCAAAATACCTGATCAAAGTGGGAGCTGATATGTACTTGCCGAGCGGCCCAAAGAAATCACCTTTCTACCTTGCAGCAATGAGGAGTAATCTAGACTTTATTGCCGTTTTCATGGAAGCTGGCTATAATTTAAGCCGTGAGGAATGGATTTTACAAAAAGACTTTCCACAGATTCTACTCAGAAATCCCGAACTGTGCAATCTTCTATACAAAAGTGCATCAAATCCACAAAAGTTGAAGGAGTTGTGTAGGTCTTGTATACGCAAGTCaatgaaatttgatgaaaattttgaCAGGAGAATTGAGCAGTTGAATCTGCCTGTACTTCTCAAGCATTATGTAACATATGCAGCGCTCGACAGTATTGTTACACATGTTAGTCCCACAGTAAATATGACAGGAATAGGTCTAGACAATCCTTAA